One window from the genome of Nicotiana tomentosiformis chromosome 5, ASM39032v3, whole genome shotgun sequence encodes:
- the LOC104097933 gene encoding mitochondrial-processing peptidase subunit alpha-like: MYRTASSRFRALKVRGGSRAFVRFSSSTAVATKPSGGLFSWITGGRSDSLPPLDFPLKDVQLPPPLPDYIEPGKTKITTLTNGLKIASETSSSPAASIGLYVDCGSIYETPASYGATHLLERMAFKSTLNRSHLRIAREVEAIGGNVAAAASREHMIYTYDALKTYVPQMVELLVDCVRNPAFLDWEVNEQLEKVKAEIDEYSKNPQHLLLEAVHSAGYSGSYGNSLAATEATVNRLNSTVLEEFVAENYTAPRIVLAASGVEHEELLKVAEPLLSDLPKAPRAEEPTPVYVGGDYRRQADSGMTHFALAFEVSGGWLKEKDAMTLTVLQMLMGGGGSFSAGGPGKGMYSRLYLRVLNAYPQIHAFSAFSSIYNNTGLFGIQAATTSDFAPRAIEVAIKELTAVANPKEVDQVQLDRAKQSTKSAILMNLESRMVASEDIGRQLLTYGERKPVEHFLKAIDAITANDIASVAEKLISSPLTMASYGDVLSLPTYDAVSSRFHSK; this comes from the exons ATGTACAGAACCGCATCTTCTCGCTTCCGAGCACTTAAG GTTCGCGGAGGCAGTAGGGCCTTCGTAAGATTTTCAAGTTCAACTGCTGTTGCAACCAAGCCATCTGGGGGCCTCTTTAGTTGGATAACTGGTGGCAGGTCAGATTCATTACCCCCTCTGGACTTCCCCCTCAAGGATGTTCAGCTTCCTCCACCATTACCTGATTATATTGAACCCGGAAAGACCAAGATAACAACTCTCACAAATGGTCTCAAAATAGCCTCAGAAACATCATCA AGCCCTGCCGCCTCAATTGGCTTATATGTTGATTGTGGTTCAATTTACGAAACACCGGCTTCATATGGAGCCACACATCTCTTGGAACGCATGGCCTTCAAAAGCACATTAAACCGGAGCCACCTACGTATTGCACGAGAAGTTGAAGCAATTGGCGGTAATGTAGCTGCTGCTGCCTCACGAGAGCATATGATATACACTTATGATGCTTTGAAAACATATGTTCCTCAGATGGTGGAGCTGCTTGTTGATTGTGTTAGAAATCCAGCATTTTTGGATTGGGAAGTTAACGAACAG CTTGAGAAGGTTAAAGCCGAGATTGATGAATACTCTAAAAACCCGCAACACTTGCTTTTGGAGGCAGTTCACTCTGCTGGTTATTCTGGTTCATACGGGAATTCTCTAGCAGCCACAGAAGCCACAGTGAACAGGTTGAACAGCACTGTACTGGAGGAGTTTGTAGCT GAGAATTATACTGCTCCTCGGATTGTTCTTGCTGCATCAGGTGTTGAACATGAAGAATTGTTAAAAGTTGCAGAGCCTCTTTTATCGGACTTACCTAAGGCGCCCCGTGCGGAGGAGCCGACACCTGTGTATGTAGGAGGTGATTACCGCCGTCAAGCTGATTCAGGG ATGACACATTTTGCACTAGCTTTTGAAGTTTCTGGTGGCTGGCTTAAGGAAAAGGATGCAATGACTTTAACTGTTCTTCAG ATGCTTATGGGAGGAGGTGGATCTTTCTCAGCTGGCGGTCCCGGAAAAGGGATGTATTCTAGACTAT ATCTCCGTGTCTTGAATGCGTATCCACAGATCCATGCCTTTTCCGCATTCAGCAGCATTTATAATAACACTGGACTATTTGGAATTCAAGCAGCCACA ACCTCTGATTTTGCACCAAGAGCTATTGAAGTAGCGATTAAAGAGCTTACTGCAGTTGCAAACCCTAAAGAAG TTGACCAGGTACAGCTAGACCGTGCAAAACAGTCAACAAAGTCTGCAATTCTAATGAACCTGGAGTCACGT ATGGTTGCATCAGAAGATATTGGGAGACAACTTTTGACTTATGGAGAGAG AAAACCAGTGGAGCATTTCTTGAAAGCCATTGACGCAATTACAGCCAATGATATTGCTTCTGTGGCAGAGAAGCTTATTTCTTCTCCTCTGACAATGGCATCCTACGGAGATG TTCTTTCCCTCCCCACATACGACGCAGTTAGCAGCAGGTtccattccaaataa